A stretch of the Buchananella sp. 14KM1171 genome encodes the following:
- a CDS encoding D-glucuronyl C5-epimerase family protein, whose translation MQWLVNGHPKNAGFHPLQTEKERRRLVVSAVSTDKNTYCVSGATSWVLRARTHVDASGSARNSFSWGPDRKMGEGWTGPMSPGGDFDSNGSKDILRITPKGVLVAYLTVGESRLQWPARELEGGWQGTRILAGGVDLTGDDHPDVLALQENGSLLFAAGDGAGGLATKPAPLAGEWGTAKLFTVGPDPAPLEGEGAPRKTARVLFAGDDGRVFARQVQPNTEFAAAQEVGTLDIGVRAIYGQDDWNHDGTADLLALTDDGRLMLYPGEGAGFSEPVFVSDGWESTKSLIPMAGPNENILWTQDSTDVVWRRSNTQSGHIPTGGDFDTSLGYNLSGARFLAEFNYAYSHREKDLGHEVNPDGTPIIKVEGLEGGKPIFHPLAHARFVLGNCENSISTFDDERRKEYVRRAVATGELMLSKAIVHEDELWFPYSFDYEAMHHSENTLPNPWFSSMAQGYALAAFVRLEQVTGDWKWRAAADQVLAGYYARPGDPYWFAQVDPDGYLWLEEYPGSTFQTKVINGHLFSVDGLSYYWLHTHNEEVNLLADGAITAVEAGFNDFRVPGNPSAYCAGLFCWAQQFRPMDYHKIVSNQLRDLTRLTGQTRFTELADTLKQDAWEE comes from the coding sequence GTGCAGTGGCTAGTCAACGGCCACCCGAAGAACGCCGGTTTTCATCCGCTGCAGACGGAAAAGGAACGCCGCCGCCTGGTTGTTTCTGCAGTGAGCACGGACAAGAACACCTACTGCGTTTCAGGCGCCACGTCGTGGGTGCTCCGCGCACGGACGCACGTCGATGCCAGCGGGAGCGCCAGAAACTCATTCAGCTGGGGACCCGACCGCAAGATGGGCGAGGGGTGGACGGGCCCGATGTCGCCGGGTGGAGACTTCGACTCCAATGGGTCTAAGGACATTCTTCGAATAACTCCTAAGGGGGTGCTCGTCGCCTACTTGACCGTCGGCGAGTCTCGGCTCCAGTGGCCAGCCAGGGAGTTGGAGGGTGGTTGGCAAGGTACCCGGATTTTGGCCGGTGGCGTTGACCTGACCGGAGATGACCACCCGGACGTGCTGGCGCTGCAAGAAAACGGCTCGTTGCTGTTTGCCGCTGGTGACGGCGCCGGCGGATTGGCAACAAAGCCCGCGCCCTTGGCGGGGGAATGGGGCACAGCCAAGCTTTTCACCGTCGGCCCGGACCCCGCCCCGCTAGAGGGGGAAGGGGCTCCCCGCAAGACGGCGCGGGTACTCTTCGCAGGCGACGACGGGCGGGTATTCGCCCGCCAGGTCCAGCCAAACACCGAGTTCGCTGCCGCGCAGGAAGTGGGGACCCTGGACATAGGTGTGCGCGCAATCTACGGCCAGGACGACTGGAACCACGACGGCACCGCTGATCTGCTCGCGCTCACCGATGATGGTCGGCTGATGCTGTATCCCGGGGAAGGCGCAGGTTTTTCCGAGCCGGTGTTCGTGAGCGACGGATGGGAAAGCACCAAGAGTCTCATTCCCATGGCCGGCCCGAACGAGAACATTCTGTGGACGCAGGACTCCACTGATGTCGTTTGGCGGCGGTCCAACACACAGAGCGGACACATCCCAACGGGCGGAGACTTTGACACCTCCCTTGGCTACAACCTGAGCGGTGCGCGGTTCCTGGCGGAGTTCAACTACGCCTACTCTCACCGGGAGAAAGACCTGGGGCACGAAGTCAACCCGGACGGCACTCCGATAATCAAGGTGGAGGGCCTGGAAGGCGGCAAGCCGATTTTCCACCCCCTGGCGCACGCTCGGTTCGTGTTAGGCAACTGCGAGAATTCCATCTCCACCTTCGATGATGAGCGCAGGAAGGAGTATGTGCGCCGCGCCGTCGCCACCGGCGAGCTCATGCTCTCCAAGGCAATCGTGCATGAGGACGAACTGTGGTTCCCCTACTCGTTCGACTACGAGGCCATGCACCACTCGGAGAACACGTTGCCCAACCCGTGGTTTTCCTCTATGGCGCAGGGATACGCCCTGGCCGCTTTCGTGCGCCTGGAGCAGGTCACCGGGGACTGGAAGTGGCGCGCAGCTGCCGATCAGGTGCTGGCCGGCTACTACGCCCGCCCGGGAGACCCCTACTGGTTCGCCCAGGTCGACCCCGACGGCTACCTGTGGCTGGAGGAGTACCCCGGCTCCACCTTCCAAACCAAGGTCATCAACGGCCACCTTTTCTCCGTTGACGGACTGAGCTACTACTGGCTCCACACCCACAACGAGGAGGTCAACCTGTTGGCCGACGGGGCGATCACCGCAGTGGAGGCGGGCTTCAACGATTTCCGGGTGCCCGGCAATCCTTCTGCCTACTGTGCGGGGCTGTTCTGTTGGGCGCAACAGTTCAGGCCGATGGACTACCACAAGATCGTCTCCAATCAACTGCGCGACCTCACCCGCCTGACCGGCCAAACCCGCTTCACCGAGCTGGCGGACACGCTTAAGCAGGACGCATGGGAAGAGTAG
- a CDS encoding D-alanine--D-alanine ligase family protein, translating to MKVTIICGGLTHERDVSLRSGRRVAESLRHLGHDVAVLDVTSELIAQLEQSQPDVVWPLVHGSVGEDGSLQAVLDLMGLPYVGTGAAGAMLTIYKPSAKELVRRAGIQTPPAVSLPRVLFQQLGAGGVVAALMERFSFPMVIKPAQGGSSLGVTVAKNQDELRIGLVNAFSYGETAMIEGYVAGKEVAVSVICTDEGPVALPPVEIVTEGAYDYDARYNAGRSEYFVPARLSEEERRSAEAAAVGAHVALGLRDYSRTDLIVDAEGRAQFIDCNTSPGMTDTSLFPLAAQAERGFDEMVAFLVERAAARGGSVIAPAPTGMDDAPPA from the coding sequence ATGAAGGTCACGATCATCTGCGGCGGTCTTACTCACGAACGCGATGTCTCCCTGCGCTCCGGGCGCCGGGTGGCCGAATCCCTGCGGCACTTGGGTCACGACGTGGCGGTGCTGGACGTGACCTCCGAGCTGATCGCGCAGCTGGAGCAAAGCCAACCGGACGTGGTGTGGCCGCTGGTGCACGGCAGCGTGGGCGAGGACGGCTCGCTGCAGGCCGTGCTGGACCTGATGGGCCTGCCCTACGTGGGCACGGGCGCGGCCGGGGCGATGCTGACCATCTACAAGCCGAGCGCGAAGGAGCTGGTGCGCCGCGCCGGCATCCAAACGCCGCCGGCGGTCTCGCTGCCGCGCGTGCTGTTCCAGCAGTTGGGTGCCGGCGGCGTGGTGGCGGCCCTGATGGAGCGTTTCAGCTTCCCGATGGTGATCAAGCCGGCCCAGGGCGGTTCCTCGCTGGGGGTGACGGTGGCGAAGAACCAGGACGAGCTGCGCATCGGCCTGGTCAACGCCTTCTCTTACGGGGAGACGGCGATGATCGAGGGCTACGTGGCGGGCAAGGAGGTGGCGGTCTCCGTGATCTGCACGGACGAGGGCCCCGTCGCCCTGCCCCCGGTGGAGATCGTCACGGAGGGCGCCTACGACTACGACGCCCGCTACAACGCCGGCCGCTCCGAGTACTTTGTGCCGGCCCGGCTGAGCGAGGAGGAGCGGCGCTCCGCTGAGGCTGCGGCCGTGGGCGCACACGTGGCTTTGGGCTTGCGCGACTACTCTCGCACCGACCTGATCGTCGACGCCGAGGGCCGCGCCCAGTTCATCGACTGCAACACCTCGCCCGGCATGACGGACACCTCCCTGTTCCCGCTGGCGGCGCAGGCCGAGCGCGGCTTTGACGAGATGGTGGCCTTCCTGGTGGAGCGCGCCGCCGCCCGGGGCGGTTCGGTGATCGCTCCGGCCCCCACCGGCATGGACGACGCCCCGCCGGCCTGA
- the trxA gene encoding thioredoxin, translated as MASGAIHVDDATFKKVVLDSPVPVLVDFWAKWCAPCRQMGPIVDELAGQFEGRARVVKVNVDDAARTASKYGIRSIPTFGVFWEGELVSTLVGARPKPELVKALERVGA; from the coding sequence GTGGCGAGCGGAGCTATTCACGTGGACGACGCCACCTTCAAGAAGGTGGTGCTGGACTCCCCGGTGCCGGTGCTGGTGGACTTCTGGGCTAAGTGGTGCGCGCCGTGCCGCCAGATGGGCCCGATCGTGGACGAGCTGGCCGGCCAGTTTGAGGGCCGCGCCCGCGTGGTGAAGGTGAACGTGGACGACGCCGCGCGCACTGCCAGCAAGTACGGCATCCGTTCTATCCCCACCTTTGGGGTGTTCTGGGAGGGCGAGCTGGTCTCCACGCTGGTGGGGGCGCGCCCGAAGCCGGAGCTGGTCAAGGCGCTGGAGCGCGTGGGCGCGTAG
- a CDS encoding ParB/RepB/Spo0J family partition protein: MAERRGLGRGLGALIRDDEEAMRANAELGNAQSGWTGGGERTSRPVDLYFGGGDVQRRSEISALLSPPLKRGKKDVDSVSRETEESGRGGKRATKARASQAKPAAAGETVSRETGAAGAVAASSEVLEAQRATAKKKVASPCVLERAGVGPTAASPVSRETVQDGRGEVAKASDSAVGAVAGPASGEPDVSRETEEPELVAVPGVFLAMLSPDVIVPNAKQPRQVFVESEVEELAASIREVGLLQPIVVRPLAADDERRHSGRRAGAPEDSDEVIAGEYELIMGERRLRASQLAGLAEVPAIVRSTADEDMLRDALLENLHRAQLNALEEAAAYEQLLREFGCSQEELARRIARSRPHISNTMRLLKLPGTVQRRVAESRISAGHARALLGLPDAEAMEALAERIEAEGLSVRAVEELVAQGDEPVEERREYRPRRGGGEGAFTALNYQLASRFATRVKVTMGARKGKIAIDFRDAEDLERILAVLSPEIGYKAPAPAGDVSGQDAPGA, encoded by the coding sequence ATGGCTGAGCGGCGGGGGCTTGGGCGCGGATTGGGTGCGCTGATCCGGGACGACGAAGAGGCAATGCGGGCAAATGCGGAGCTCGGCAATGCACAGTCCGGCTGGACGGGCGGTGGGGAACGCACGAGCCGACCGGTTGACCTCTACTTCGGTGGCGGCGACGTGCAGCGGCGCAGCGAGATATCCGCGCTGCTCTCTCCCCCGCTGAAGCGCGGCAAGAAGGACGTCGACTCTGTTTCACGTGAAACGGAGGAGAGTGGCAGGGGCGGCAAGCGAGCGACGAAGGCGCGCGCGTCGCAGGCGAAGCCGGCGGCAGCCGGTGAGACCGTTTCACGTGAAACGGGCGCTGCGGGTGCTGTGGCCGCGTCAAGCGAGGTGCTGGAGGCCCAGCGTGCCACCGCCAAGAAGAAGGTCGCATCGCCCTGCGTGCTTGAACGCGCGGGAGTAGGGCCAACGGCGGCCTCCCCCGTTTCACGTGAAACGGTTCAGGACGGTCGTGGAGAGGTCGCGAAGGCTAGCGATTCGGCGGTCGGCGCGGTTGCCGGTCCGGCGAGCGGGGAACCGGACGTTTCACGTGAAACGGAAGAGCCGGAGCTGGTGGCGGTGCCGGGCGTGTTCCTGGCGATGCTGAGCCCGGACGTGATCGTGCCCAATGCGAAGCAGCCGCGCCAGGTATTTGTGGAATCGGAAGTGGAGGAACTTGCGGCGTCGATCCGCGAGGTGGGACTGCTTCAGCCCATCGTGGTCCGCCCGCTGGCCGCTGACGACGAGCGGCGGCACAGCGGTCGCCGAGCGGGTGCGCCGGAGGACTCTGACGAGGTCATCGCCGGTGAGTACGAGCTCATCATGGGCGAGCGCCGGCTGCGGGCCTCCCAGCTCGCCGGCCTGGCAGAGGTGCCTGCGATCGTTCGCTCGACGGCGGATGAGGACATGCTGCGCGACGCGCTGCTGGAGAACCTGCATCGCGCTCAACTTAACGCGCTGGAAGAGGCGGCCGCCTACGAGCAGTTGCTGCGGGAGTTCGGTTGCTCCCAAGAGGAACTGGCGCGCCGGATCGCGCGGTCGCGGCCGCACATCTCCAACACGATGCGTTTGCTGAAGCTGCCCGGCACGGTGCAGCGGCGCGTCGCCGAGTCCCGCATTTCCGCCGGCCACGCCCGGGCGTTGCTGGGCCTGCCCGACGCGGAGGCGATGGAGGCGCTGGCCGAGCGCATCGAGGCAGAGGGCCTTTCCGTCCGGGCGGTCGAGGAGCTGGTGGCTCAGGGCGACGAGCCCGTGGAGGAGCGGCGTGAGTACCGTCCGCGCCGGGGCGGCGGGGAGGGCGCGTTCACCGCGCTCAACTACCAGCTCGCCTCGCGCTTCGCCACGCGGGTCAAGGTGACGATGGGCGCCCGCAAGGGCAAGATCGCCATCGACTTCCGTGACGCTGAGGACCTGGAGCGCATCCTGGCGGTGCTCTCGCCGGAGATCGGCTACAAGGCGCCGGCGCCGGCGGGAGACGTTTCCGGGCAGGATGCGCCGGGAGCCTAG
- a CDS encoding PLP-dependent aminotransferase family protein gives MTNSTPGRGTRLDPWIDSYAQRAGGLRSSEIRALFAVASRPEVVSLAGGMPNIAGLPMEALADTIAKLTYERGTTALQYGSGQGDPLLREGIVEVMKHEAIREDPDDVVVTTGSQQALDLVTEIFIDPGDVILAEAPSYVGALGVFRAYQADVVHVPMDDEGLIPAALEETIKDVKKSGRRIKFLYTIPNYHNPAGVTLSEERRPQIVEICQRHRILILEDNPYGLLGFDGKTQTAMKSMAPDDVVYLGSFSKMFAPGFRVGWAAAPPAVRDKLILASEAAILCPGNFGQMTIAAYLRDFDWFGQIVEYRDMYRSRRDALLGALEEYLPEAKWTVPAGGFYSWVKLPEGLDARAMLPRAITSLVAYVSGTAFYSDGQGSDHIRLSYCYPNEATIREGVRRLSGVIKAEYELVRLFGTNVREDGPDDVNSIRAAAERYASTAPQGKAPSPDQV, from the coding sequence ATGACTAACAGCACCCCCGGGCGCGGAACGCGACTGGACCCCTGGATCGATTCCTATGCGCAGCGGGCCGGTGGCCTGCGCTCCTCCGAGATCCGAGCCCTCTTCGCCGTCGCCTCCCGCCCCGAGGTGGTCTCCCTGGCCGGTGGCATGCCCAACATCGCCGGCCTGCCGATGGAGGCGCTGGCTGACACGATCGCCAAGCTGACCTACGAGCGCGGTACCACCGCCCTGCAGTACGGCTCCGGCCAGGGCGACCCGCTGCTGCGCGAGGGCATCGTGGAGGTGATGAAGCACGAGGCGATCCGGGAGGACCCGGACGACGTCGTGGTCACCACCGGTAGCCAGCAGGCCCTGGACCTGGTCACCGAGATCTTCATCGATCCGGGCGACGTGATCCTGGCAGAGGCGCCGTCCTACGTGGGCGCGCTGGGCGTGTTTCGCGCCTACCAGGCCGACGTCGTCCACGTCCCCATGGACGACGAGGGCCTGATCCCGGCCGCCCTAGAGGAAACCATCAAGGACGTGAAGAAGTCCGGTCGGCGCATCAAGTTCCTCTACACGATCCCGAATTACCACAACCCGGCCGGCGTGACGCTCTCTGAGGAGCGCCGCCCGCAGATCGTGGAGATCTGCCAGCGCCACCGCATCCTCATCCTGGAGGACAACCCTTACGGCCTGCTGGGTTTTGACGGCAAGACGCAAACGGCCATGAAGTCAATGGCCCCGGACGACGTGGTCTACCTGGGCTCGTTTTCTAAGATGTTCGCCCCCGGGTTCCGGGTGGGCTGGGCGGCCGCTCCCCCGGCGGTGCGCGACAAGCTGATCCTGGCCTCCGAGGCGGCCATCTTGTGCCCGGGCAACTTTGGGCAGATGACGATCGCGGCCTACCTGCGTGACTTCGACTGGTTTGGGCAGATCGTGGAGTACCGCGACATGTACCGCTCGCGCCGCGACGCCCTGCTGGGGGCGCTGGAGGAGTACCTGCCGGAGGCGAAGTGGACGGTCCCGGCCGGCGGCTTCTACTCCTGGGTCAAGCTGCCGGAGGGCCTGGACGCGCGCGCCATGCTGCCGCGCGCCATCACCTCCCTGGTGGCCTACGTCAGCGGTACCGCGTTCTACAGCGACGGGCAGGGCAGCGACCACATTCGCCTGTCCTACTGCTACCCGAACGAGGCCACGATCCGCGAGGGCGTGCGCCGCCTTTCCGGCGTGATCAAGGCCGAATACGAGCTGGTGCGTCTGTTCGGCACGAACGTGCGCGAGGACGGCCCGGACGACGTCAATTCGATCCGGGCCGCGGCGGAGCGCTACGCCTCCACGGCCCCGCAGGGCAAGGCCCCGTCCCCGGACCAGGTTTAA
- the rsmG gene encoding 16S rRNA (guanine(527)-N(7))-methyltransferase RsmG, with protein sequence MSELEQLSGPARAFMGARAVPMEALAELLAREGEKRGLIGPRELPRLWSRHLLNSAAVAGVFPSGALVADVGSGAGFPGLVLAVLRPDVDVVLIEPMQRRVDWLGYAADELGLDNVSIARARAQELHGELLADAVTCRAVASFGELIAWVAPLLVDGGEFVALKGAKAQSELDEAVSAGLLNRFRLGGARVEEVDPVVDGEHIFEVPARLIRARRLA encoded by the coding sequence GTGAGCGAGCTAGAGCAGTTGTCGGGTCCGGCCCGCGCCTTCATGGGGGCGCGGGCCGTGCCCATGGAGGCGCTGGCGGAGTTGCTGGCGCGTGAGGGCGAGAAACGGGGCCTGATCGGGCCCAGGGAGCTGCCGCGCCTGTGGAGCCGCCACCTGCTCAATTCGGCCGCCGTGGCCGGCGTTTTTCCCTCCGGGGCACTGGTTGCCGACGTGGGTTCCGGGGCGGGCTTTCCCGGCCTGGTGCTGGCTGTGCTGCGGCCGGACGTGGACGTGGTGCTGATTGAACCGATGCAGCGGCGGGTGGACTGGCTGGGCTACGCCGCAGACGAGCTGGGCTTGGACAACGTGTCGATCGCCCGGGCCAGGGCCCAGGAGCTGCACGGCGAGCTTCTGGCGGACGCCGTGACGTGCAGGGCCGTGGCCTCCTTCGGTGAGCTGATCGCCTGGGTGGCGCCGCTGCTGGTGGACGGTGGCGAGTTCGTGGCGCTCAAGGGCGCTAAGGCCCAGTCGGAGCTGGACGAGGCCGTTAGCGCCGGTCTACTGAACCGGTTTAGGTTGGGTGGGGCGCGCGTGGAGGAAGTCGATCCGGTGGTGGACGGTGAGCACATCTTCGAGGTGCCGGCCAGGCTGATCCGGGCCAGGCGGTTAGCATAG
- a CDS encoding ParA family protein, whose translation MTDSLERFAAGGRQDSPVGAQLAADMRLRAKLAGVSFTPPAEPRIFTVVNQKGGVGKTTSAVNLAAAFAAGGLKVLAIDFDPQGNASTALGIEHRVGTPSMYDVLVEERTLREVVQPSPEVEGLWCAPATIDLTGAELELVAAMSREHRLRAALNEFFRAEAEAGERRTDVVVIDCPPSLGLLTLNALVAAREVLIPIQCEYYALEGVSLLSRNIARIQKHLNPELRISTILLTMFDGRTRLSSEVAAEVRAHFAEETLEVTIPRSVRIAEAPSYQQTVLQYDPKSTGALAYREAAREIMAKEGCVKNG comes from the coding sequence GTGACTGATTCCCTAGAGCGCTTTGCTGCGGGCGGCAGGCAGGACAGCCCGGTGGGCGCCCAGCTGGCGGCGGACATGCGGCTGCGGGCCAAGCTGGCCGGCGTCTCCTTCACTCCCCCGGCCGAGCCGCGCATCTTCACCGTCGTCAACCAGAAGGGTGGCGTGGGTAAGACAACGAGCGCCGTGAACCTGGCAGCGGCGTTCGCTGCGGGCGGGCTGAAGGTGCTGGCGATCGACTTCGACCCGCAGGGCAACGCCTCCACCGCCCTGGGCATCGAGCACCGGGTGGGGACGCCGTCAATGTACGACGTGCTGGTAGAGGAACGGACGCTGCGCGAAGTGGTGCAGCCGAGCCCGGAGGTCGAGGGTCTGTGGTGCGCCCCGGCCACGATCGACCTGACCGGCGCGGAGTTGGAGCTGGTGGCGGCGATGAGCCGCGAGCACCGGCTGCGCGCGGCCCTGAACGAGTTCTTCCGGGCCGAGGCGGAGGCCGGCGAGCGGCGCACGGACGTGGTGGTGATCGACTGCCCGCCGAGCCTGGGCCTGCTCACGCTGAACGCGCTGGTGGCCGCGCGCGAGGTATTGATTCCGATCCAGTGCGAGTACTACGCGCTGGAGGGAGTCAGCCTGCTGAGTCGGAACATCGCGCGGATTCAGAAGCACCTGAACCCGGAGCTGCGGATCTCGACGATCCTGCTGACTATGTTCGACGGTCGCACGCGGCTTAGCTCGGAGGTGGCGGCGGAGGTGCGAGCGCACTTCGCAGAGGAAACGTTGGAGGTGACGATTCCGCGGTCGGTGCGGATCGCCGAGGCCCCTAGTTACCAGCAAACGGTGCTGCAGTACGATCCAAAGTCGACGGGCGCGTTGGCCTACCGTGAGGCCGCGCGGGAGATCATGGCCAAGGAAGGCTGCGTGAAGAATGGCTGA
- a CDS encoding cation:proton antiporter — MTVAIVVTVAALLVIAFSEPLGERVGIVAPVVLLLAGAAVSFVPGMPELHVEPDLVLHVILPPLVFSTAVAMPVQDFRRNLGAISVLSVLLVVVTAVLLGAIISAMTGMPLALGIAVGAIMSPTDTVATIVVRKQGVAERLVTIMEGEGLINDASALVILRSALAAAAGAVSIWQAGADFLWAVVGAVLVGWVVGRVTIWLRAQAKEPSTSTVISLTVPFLAAVPAEQLRASGLVAAVVAGLVTSKEVARCVPPAHRLNAKQTWQTIGLILESAVFLVMGLQASTLLHELWGAGQGLGNAAVLAGVTLAVALTVRALVVFPLIGAMRRNAVRRQARASRAETVTAMLDAMEEGVITGPGARKIDQRRLERIRFRLARRVSDAQYYQDAHLGARDGAMMWWAGMRGGVTLAAAQTLPTGTQDRALLLFAAFAVAAFSLIVQGGSLNLVVRLLRPTSARVTSHEEREEVRYLVHAAGRQVEPPEHLREWLGKRWRAGAPAPSAADLCHRIDVVAAAEERDELKVEAIEWALARIRAERLAIIEQRDAGKLDAGLFSYTLGLLDADQVRHEMHLEAARAGMEGLVDD; from the coding sequence ATGACAGTCGCCATCGTCGTTACCGTTGCCGCCCTCCTCGTGATCGCGTTCTCCGAACCGCTCGGGGAGAGGGTGGGCATCGTCGCGCCGGTGGTGCTGCTGCTGGCGGGGGCTGCGGTGAGCTTCGTGCCCGGCATGCCCGAGCTGCACGTGGAACCGGACCTGGTGCTGCACGTGATCCTGCCACCGCTCGTCTTCTCCACCGCCGTGGCCATGCCCGTGCAGGATTTTCGGCGCAACCTGGGCGCGATCTCGGTGCTGTCTGTGCTGCTGGTGGTGGTCACCGCCGTGCTGCTGGGGGCGATCATCAGCGCCATGACCGGCATGCCGCTCGCCCTCGGGATCGCGGTGGGCGCCATCATGAGCCCCACCGACACGGTGGCCACCATCGTGGTGCGCAAGCAGGGGGTGGCCGAACGCCTGGTGACCATCATGGAGGGCGAGGGGCTCATCAACGACGCCTCGGCGCTGGTGATCCTGCGCTCCGCGCTGGCTGCGGCCGCCGGGGCCGTCTCCATCTGGCAGGCCGGGGCGGACTTCCTGTGGGCCGTGGTCGGCGCGGTCCTGGTGGGCTGGGTGGTGGGCCGGGTGACGATCTGGCTGCGTGCCCAGGCCAAGGAGCCCTCCACCTCCACGGTGATCTCCCTGACGGTCCCCTTCCTGGCGGCGGTCCCGGCCGAGCAGCTGCGTGCCTCCGGCCTGGTGGCCGCCGTGGTGGCCGGGCTGGTGACCAGCAAGGAGGTGGCGCGCTGCGTGCCGCCCGCCCACCGGCTCAACGCCAAGCAGACGTGGCAGACGATCGGCCTGATCCTGGAGTCCGCCGTCTTCCTGGTGATGGGTTTGCAGGCCTCGACGTTGCTGCACGAGCTGTGGGGCGCCGGGCAGGGCCTGGGCAACGCAGCGGTGTTGGCGGGCGTCACGCTCGCCGTGGCGCTGACCGTGCGCGCGCTGGTGGTCTTCCCGCTGATCGGTGCCATGCGCCGCAACGCCGTGCGCCGCCAGGCCCGCGCCTCCCGGGCGGAGACGGTCACGGCCATGCTGGACGCGATGGAGGAGGGCGTGATCACCGGCCCGGGCGCCCGCAAGATCGACCAGCGGCGGCTCGAGCGCATCCGCTTCCGCCTGGCCAGGCGCGTCTCGGACGCCCAGTACTACCAGGACGCCCACCTGGGCGCCCGCGACGGCGCCATGATGTGGTGGGCCGGCATGCGCGGCGGCGTCACCCTGGCCGCCGCGCAGACGCTGCCCACGGGCACACAGGACCGCGCCCTGCTGCTGTTCGCGGCCTTCGCGGTGGCGGCGTTCTCGCTCATCGTGCAGGGCGGCAGCCTCAACCTCGTGGTGCGTCTGCTGCGCCCCACCTCCGCGCGGGTGACCAGCCACGAGGAGCGCGAGGAGGTGCGCTACCTGGTCCACGCCGCCGGCCGGCAGGTGGAACCCCCCGAGCATCTGCGCGAGTGGCTGGGCAAGCGGTGGCGTGCCGGGGCGCCCGCGCCGAGCGCTGCGGACCTGTGCCACCGGATCGACGTGGTGGCCGCCGCAGAGGAACGCGACGAGCTCAAGGTGGAGGCCATCGAGTGGGCCCTGGCGCGCATCCGTGCCGAGCGCCTGGCCATCATCGAGCAGCGCGACGCCGGCAAGTTGGACGCGGGCCTGTTCAGCTACACGCTGGGCCTGCTCGACGCCGACCAGGTGCGCCACGAGATGCACCTGGAAGCCGCCAGGGCGGGCATGGAGGGCCTGGTTGATGACTAG
- a CDS encoding protein jag translates to MTEIKVDVAQLEAEGEHAADYLEELLDIADLDGDIDIDVDGDRASVAIVVEESSRQLERLVGRDGEVLDALQELTRLAVQNQTGERSRLMLDVAGYRAERRAELTALTEAAIAQVKESGEPVELEPMNPFERKVCHDVVAAAGLFSDSAGVAPKRYVVVYASAPVEADDAAAEADGAEQA, encoded by the coding sequence ATGACTGAGATCAAGGTGGACGTTGCCCAGCTAGAGGCCGAGGGCGAGCACGCGGCCGACTACCTGGAGGAGCTGCTGGACATTGCCGACCTGGACGGCGACATCGACATCGACGTAGATGGCGACCGCGCCTCCGTGGCAATCGTGGTGGAGGAGTCCAGCCGGCAGCTGGAGCGCCTGGTGGGCCGCGACGGTGAGGTGCTGGACGCCCTGCAGGAGCTGACCCGCCTGGCGGTGCAGAACCAGACCGGCGAGCGCTCCCGCCTGATGCTGGACGTGGCCGGCTACCGCGCCGAGCGCCGCGCCGAGCTGACCGCCCTGACCGAGGCCGCGATCGCGCAGGTCAAGGAGAGCGGCGAGCCGGTGGAGCTGGAGCCGATGAACCCCTTCGAGCGCAAGGTTTGCCACGACGTGGTTGCCGCGGCCGGCCTGTTCAGCGATTCGGCCGGCGTGGCGCCCAAGCGCTACGTGGTGGTCTACGCCAGTGCGCCGGTGGAGGCGGACGACGCTGCCGCAGAGGCCGACGGAGCCGAGCAGGCGTGA